TCTTATCAATTATCATGGCCGTGACTACTACTTTAATGGTGAACAAGAATGGTACCGGTTCTTCTTAGATGAACTGAACAAGCAATATGATGAAAACAACGTCTTTATTGCGGATCGGCCGTTAGCTGCTCAGTGGCCGGTGGTGAACATGCAGACGGCGGCTAAAAAATATTTGTGGTTACCCACGCCACATGCAGTCGATCCGCGTGATCAAGTCTATTCTAATTTGAATAACGCGTATGTTTATGGCCTGCACGAGTTTCTGAGTGCTTGGGACGGTGTGATTACGAGTACCGAACAACAGAAGCAAGATTTGACGCAGTGGCTCGGTGGTCAACCGAGTGTCCCAATCCTGACGATTTCAGCAGCCATTGTTTCCAAACAGCAAGCTCAACACGCACCAATTTCGATCAGTGAACGTCATGCGCATGAAATTATTTATACCGGCCGTTTGGATGCGGAACGGCGCGTCGATCAGCTAGTGACAGCTTTTGACCAAGTGCACCATAAGATTACGGATGCGACCTTAGTGATTTACGGGTATGGTGGTGAGCTTGACCGTCTAAAACAGCAAGTGTCCCAGTTGCACCTAGAGACCGCCGTGACTTTTGCTGGGTATCAACCGAACTTAACAATGGCTTATGATCAGGCCGGTGCTTACGTTTATACTGGTGAAAGTGATGCGCAGCCATTATCGTTAATTGAAGCCCTTAGTCATGGTGTGCCAGCAATTGCTTATGATATTAACTATGGCCCTAAGGATGTTTTGAAGGATGGCAAGAATGGTTATCTGGTCACGGATGGTGCCGTCAACCAACTAGTCAGAGCGCTGACCCGAACACTTGAAAGTCCGCAACGTCAGCAACGACTTAGCAAGGGGGCCTATCGGAGTAGTGAACAATATAGTGATGAACAAGTTTGGCAACAGTGGCAGCCGGTTGTTCAGTGAATATCAAAAATGGTCTGGCTTTAGTGGTCAGACCATTTTTTAAACGCTAATGTCAAAAAGACCTAATAACAACGGCGGGGATCGCTAATCTGACCACGTTGTTAGGTACTGGGTAATTGCAGTCTGTACGGGGCGCAGTGCCGCTGCCGGTTGCGTGTTAGTCAGTAAAAAGAATTGGCGTTGGTAATGGGCACTTAGCTGTTCGATGGGAATCTCGTTGCTTAAAACGTGACGTGAAATAATTGTTTGGCCGATACCATGAGCGAGGAGGTCCGCGATGATTTGGTTACTGTGGATGACCATGACTTGTGCTGGCTGAATGTTGCGGGCTTTTAAAAAGGCGTTGGTATAATGACGCACACCGGAATTAGGTTCACGTAGCAGCCAGAGGGGACTGGCAAAGTCGCCCGCATGGACGAGCTCATCGTGACCAAATGGCAAGCGATTGAGCTGGTCAGTAACGAGTGGCTTTTCAACTAAACCAAAGTCCAGTTTGTGTTGGGACATAGCGGTCAAAATTTCGGCCGAATTGGCAAGCGTCACTTGAAAGTCAAAGCGATCACTGACGGCACTCAAATTGGCTAATAAGGTGGGTAGAATCAGACGCCCGGTTGTGTGTGAGGCACCAATCCGGCAAGGAACTTTCACTAAGTGGCG
This Lactiplantibacillus plantarum DNA region includes the following protein-coding sequences:
- the asp1 gene encoding accessory Sec system glycosyltransferase Asp1, with amino-acid sequence MNFFVNQYLMALNSGVEHAEFKRLQLFKDHQAPAKLVTRQFDGLLHQNMRRFNIADDQMANLFDFFRETTSFSSRVIKMADLNWPTAYDIKPDPNVSEVRAGDRLVAKVHFVPSTVGHVYFIEIFDHFNNLVQRTDYDERGFKARDEFFSSAGEPITDIFYRPDGSRMAEQYYTHDNNGTNYVSLCHLINYHGRDYYFNGEQEWYRFFLDELNKQYDENNVFIADRPLAAQWPVVNMQTAAKKYLWLPTPHAVDPRDQVYSNLNNAYVYGLHEFLSAWDGVITSTEQQKQDLTQWLGGQPSVPILTISAAIVSKQQAQHAPISISERHAHEIIYTGRLDAERRVDQLVTAFDQVHHKITDATLVIYGYGGELDRLKQQVSQLHLETAVTFAGYQPNLTMAYDQAGAYVYTGESDAQPLSLIEALSHGVPAIAYDINYGPKDVLKDGKNGYLVTDGAVNQLVRALTRTLESPQRQQRLSKGAYRSSEQYSDEQVWQQWQPVVQ
- a CDS encoding LysR family transcriptional regulator, which translates into the protein MFKQLETFCAVYETRNFSHAAEQLFISQPTVSTQIKQLEADLQTTLLTRNGRQEIVPTASGQLLYQQAQKLLTTWAATKTAVQSPRHLVKVPCRIGASHTTGRLILPTLLANLSAVSDRFDFQVTLANSAEILTAMSQHKLDFGLVEKPLVTDQLNRLPFGHDELVHAGDFASPLWLLREPNSGVRHYTNAFLKARNIQPAQVMVIHSNQIIADLLAHGIGQTIISRHVLSNEIPIEQLSAHYQRQFFLLTNTQPAAALRPVQTAITQYLTTWSD